One genomic segment of Quadrisphaera sp. RL12-1S includes these proteins:
- a CDS encoding cell wall-binding repeat-containing protein has translation MAAGLFATTLLGTLCTAGAASADTVATASPSATASPSASASASSGAPEVRRLAGDDRIGTAIAVSQAVFSDGEGAYAAFVASAASWPDALAASALAAQYGAPLLLVPADGQLPGAVRTELQRLKVEQVYVLGGDRSVSDRISAQLSDLAQVERFDGNDRYDTAGYAASVLADPGKPLYVASGTGFADALGGGAAAGAVGGALVLTDPARLPTSLAADVKTLAPSSVVVLGGPGTVSDAVVGQLKALLPGTSVTRTYGADRYETAARASAQVHAQGSPSTRAADGEDTVSAVMLASGTSFPDGLAGAAVAGPSGVPLLLTTKDCVPAATLAEISRLRAQRVVVLGGPTVVGPAAAALTPC, from the coding sequence ATGGCCGCTGGCCTGTTCGCCACCACGCTGCTGGGCACCCTGTGCACGGCCGGCGCTGCCAGTGCGGACACCGTGGCGACCGCCAGCCCGTCGGCCACTGCGAGCCCGTCGGCCAGCGCCAGCGCGTCGTCCGGGGCGCCCGAGGTCCGGCGCCTGGCCGGGGACGACCGCATCGGCACCGCCATCGCCGTCAGCCAGGCCGTCTTCTCCGACGGCGAGGGCGCGTACGCCGCCTTCGTCGCCTCGGCCGCCAGCTGGCCCGACGCTCTGGCCGCCAGCGCCCTGGCCGCCCAGTACGGCGCGCCGCTGCTGCTGGTGCCCGCTGACGGGCAGCTGCCCGGCGCCGTGCGCACCGAGCTGCAGCGCCTCAAGGTGGAGCAAGTCTACGTGCTCGGCGGTGACCGGTCCGTCAGCGACCGCATCAGCGCCCAGCTCAGCGACCTCGCCCAGGTGGAGCGCTTCGACGGCAACGACCGGTACGACACCGCCGGCTACGCCGCCAGCGTGCTCGCCGACCCCGGCAAGCCGCTGTACGTGGCGTCCGGGACGGGCTTCGCCGACGCCCTCGGCGGCGGCGCGGCCGCCGGGGCCGTGGGCGGGGCGCTGGTGCTCACCGACCCGGCGCGCCTGCCCACCTCCCTGGCGGCGGACGTCAAGACCCTCGCGCCCAGCAGCGTGGTGGTGCTCGGCGGCCCCGGCACCGTCTCCGACGCCGTGGTCGGCCAGCTCAAGGCGCTCCTGCCCGGCACGTCCGTGACCCGCACCTACGGGGCCGACCGGTACGAGACCGCCGCCCGGGCCAGCGCCCAGGTGCACGCGCAGGGCAGCCCGTCCACCCGGGCCGCCGACGGCGAGGACACCGTGTCCGCGGTCATGCTCGCCAGCGGCACCAGCTTCCCGGACGGCCTGGCCGGAGCGGCCGTGGCCGGGCCCAGCGGAGTCCCGCTGCTGCTCACCACCAAGGACTGCGTGCCGGCGGCGACGCTGGCGGAGATCAGCCGCCTGCGCGCCCAGCGCGTCGTCGTCCTCGGGGGACCGACCGTGGTCGGCCCGGCGGCAGCGGCCCTCACCCCCTGCTGA
- a CDS encoding glycosyltransferase codes for MSWPSSAGRVAVLVPCFNEAAAVGAVVDGLRAALPDATVVVYDNASTDGTAAVAAARGAVVRREPAPGKGNVVRRAFADVDADVYVLVDGDDTYDASAVADLVEVLLSGPYDHVVGARRASTGTAYRFGHAAGNRALNRLVGLVFDTDTTDMLSGYRVMSRRFVKTFPARSRGFEVETELTVHASVLRVPQVEVPVGFQDRPAGSESKLRTVRDGLRILGWVVRLAHAERPLALHAPLAAAVVAVALLLGSPLAAAVLGGIAAASGLVLDGVRRGRQEALRLAYLQLPVPGGPSRAGSAGAPLVREAVAGTRPRPRVPAGT; via the coding sequence GTGTCGTGGCCCAGCAGCGCAGGGCGGGTCGCCGTCCTGGTCCCGTGCTTCAACGAGGCGGCAGCGGTCGGTGCGGTCGTCGACGGCCTGCGCGCCGCGCTCCCGGACGCCACCGTCGTCGTCTACGACAACGCCAGCACCGACGGGACGGCCGCGGTGGCCGCGGCCCGCGGAGCGGTGGTGCGCCGCGAGCCCGCGCCCGGCAAGGGCAACGTGGTGCGCCGGGCCTTCGCCGACGTCGACGCGGACGTGTACGTGCTCGTCGACGGCGACGACACCTACGACGCCAGCGCCGTCGCCGACCTCGTCGAGGTGCTCCTGTCCGGCCCGTACGACCACGTCGTCGGAGCCCGCCGCGCCAGCACGGGCACCGCGTACCGCTTCGGGCACGCGGCCGGCAACCGCGCGCTCAACCGCCTGGTGGGGCTGGTCTTCGACACGGACACCACCGACATGCTCAGCGGCTACCGCGTGATGTCCCGGCGCTTCGTCAAGACGTTCCCGGCGCGCAGCCGCGGCTTCGAGGTGGAGACCGAGCTGACCGTGCACGCCTCGGTGCTGCGGGTGCCGCAGGTGGAGGTGCCGGTGGGCTTCCAGGACCGCCCCGCGGGCAGCGAGAGCAAGCTGCGCACGGTCCGCGACGGGCTGCGGATCCTGGGCTGGGTGGTCCGCCTGGCCCACGCGGAGCGGCCGCTGGCCCTCCACGCGCCGCTCGCCGCGGCCGTGGTGGCGGTGGCGCTGCTCCTGGGCTCCCCGCTGGCGGCGGCGGTGCTGGGTGGGATCGCGGCGGCCTCGGGGCTGGTGCTGGACGGCGTGCGCCGGGGCCGGCAGGAGGCGCTGCGGCTGGCCTACCTGCAGCTGCCCGTGCCGGGTGGTCCCAGCCGGGCCGGGAGCGCCGGCGCCCCGCTGGTCCGCGAGGCGGTGGCCGGCACCCGGCCGCGGCCTCGCGTGCCCGCGGGCACCTGA
- a CDS encoding putative bifunctional diguanylate cyclase/phosphodiesterase has product MEVSGTAARLRSWASGPGAPTLALTAAILACGVVAAGQLPAHPLLPVPPLGGWAGLAVLAVALVAAELAQAHVEVRHEAYSFSLTGVPLLLGVLFCPPAVLVAVRVACAAVAFGIQRVSPAKSAFNLAAYLLDVSLVLLLAGLLSGPREALDLHLALTAYAAMAVVDLLMTCLVLLVIRINSGPLEVGDVVGSVVPAVVFVVINAAVGLLVALLAGGGALGLVLLAVFVVVVVVTYRLHLVLRRRHASLQLVKDFVDLGARTAAQGGPLAEVLLDRARTDLRAERAVVLLPSQDGEQGWTALARSTEGGLEPAPPRTGRRASDTLLAEVAASGQGRLVGARTRDRGHQQWLAAHGLRDAITCPLEVEGRRGVLVVADRTGDTATFGRDDLALLQTLTGHVEVALRSAWLVDRLRHDSRHDALTGLPNLPGLAELAAPLLATGPAPAVVVLALERASEVKAVLGHRSGDELLVLVARRLELALPGALVGRLGGDEFAVVLVPQDGAPALPAALAAAERIERVLDAPVQLTSASVSTSASLGLAVAQPGDELEDALRRADTARTNGGGAGGGTGAVVYTSSMDEGRAERVELLSDLHRALDTDQLMLHYQPKLDLASGLVTGVEALVRWDHPRLGRLSPDRFVPLAESTGLVEPFTHHLLGVALRQLRSWQDNGVDVSVAVNLSARNVANPALPDLVAAALARAGVPATRLTLELTESVVMGDHARTVPVLGRLSALGVTLSLDDFGTGYSSLSYLQRLPVQELKIDRSFVRGLESTASAQDSAVAAALIRSITALKDALGLRVVAEGVEDAFVLERVRELGCDLVQGFHVARPAAADQLDAATTRLRTTPDVVGG; this is encoded by the coding sequence GTGGAGGTGAGCGGTACCGCGGCGCGGCTGCGCAGCTGGGCCTCCGGTCCCGGGGCCCCGACCCTCGCCCTCACCGCGGCCATCCTCGCGTGCGGCGTCGTCGCCGCCGGCCAGCTGCCCGCCCACCCCCTGCTGCCCGTCCCCCCGCTCGGAGGCTGGGCCGGGCTCGCCGTCCTCGCCGTGGCGCTCGTCGCCGCCGAGCTGGCGCAGGCCCACGTCGAGGTGCGCCACGAGGCGTACAGCTTCTCCCTGACCGGCGTGCCGCTGCTCCTGGGCGTGCTGTTCTGCCCGCCGGCGGTGCTGGTGGCGGTGCGCGTGGCCTGCGCGGCCGTCGCCTTCGGCATCCAGCGGGTCAGCCCCGCCAAGTCCGCCTTCAACCTGGCCGCCTACCTGCTGGACGTCTCCCTGGTCCTGCTGCTGGCCGGGCTGCTGTCCGGACCGCGGGAGGCCCTGGACCTGCACCTCGCGCTGACCGCCTACGCCGCGATGGCGGTGGTCGACCTGCTCATGACGTGCCTCGTCCTGCTCGTGATCCGCATCAACAGCGGACCGCTGGAGGTGGGCGACGTGGTCGGCTCGGTCGTGCCAGCGGTCGTGTTCGTGGTCATCAACGCCGCGGTCGGCCTCCTCGTGGCGCTGCTGGCGGGCGGTGGCGCCCTGGGCCTGGTGCTCCTGGCCGTCTTCGTGGTGGTCGTGGTGGTCACCTACCGGCTGCACCTGGTGCTGCGCCGCCGGCACGCCTCGCTGCAGCTGGTCAAGGACTTCGTGGACCTCGGAGCGCGCACCGCCGCCCAGGGAGGCCCGCTGGCCGAGGTGCTGCTCGACCGCGCGCGGACCGACCTGAGGGCCGAGAGGGCCGTGGTCCTGCTGCCGTCGCAGGACGGCGAGCAGGGCTGGACGGCGCTGGCGCGCTCCACCGAGGGAGGGCTCGAACCGGCGCCGCCGCGCACGGGGCGCCGGGCGTCGGACACCCTCCTCGCGGAGGTGGCCGCCAGCGGTCAGGGCCGCCTGGTGGGGGCGCGCACGCGGGACCGGGGACACCAGCAGTGGCTGGCGGCGCACGGGCTCCGCGACGCGATCACCTGCCCGCTGGAGGTGGAGGGCCGCCGCGGCGTGCTCGTCGTGGCCGACCGCACCGGGGACACGGCGACCTTCGGTCGCGACGACCTGGCGCTGCTCCAGACCCTCACCGGGCACGTCGAGGTCGCCCTGCGCAGCGCGTGGCTGGTGGACCGGCTGCGCCACGACTCCCGCCACGACGCGCTGACCGGGTTGCCCAACCTCCCCGGCCTGGCCGAGCTGGCCGCTCCGCTGCTCGCCACCGGGCCCGCGCCGGCGGTGGTGGTGCTGGCCCTGGAGAGGGCCTCGGAGGTGAAGGCCGTGCTGGGCCACCGCAGCGGTGACGAGCTGCTGGTGCTGGTGGCGCGCCGCCTGGAGCTGGCGCTGCCGGGCGCGCTCGTCGGTCGCCTCGGCGGAGACGAGTTCGCCGTGGTGCTCGTCCCCCAGGACGGAGCACCCGCGCTCCCCGCCGCACTGGCCGCTGCCGAGCGCATCGAGAGGGTCCTCGACGCGCCGGTGCAGCTGACATCTGCGTCGGTGTCCACCTCGGCCAGCCTCGGCCTGGCCGTCGCGCAGCCCGGTGACGAGCTCGAGGACGCGCTGCGGCGGGCCGACACCGCACGGACGAACGGCGGTGGCGCCGGGGGCGGCACGGGTGCCGTGGTCTACACCTCGTCGATGGACGAGGGCCGCGCGGAGCGCGTGGAGCTGCTGTCCGACCTGCACCGCGCCCTCGACACCGACCAGCTGATGCTCCACTACCAGCCCAAGCTGGACCTCGCCTCCGGCCTCGTGACCGGTGTGGAGGCGCTGGTGCGCTGGGACCACCCGCGCCTGGGGCGGCTGAGCCCCGACAGGTTCGTGCCGCTGGCCGAGTCGACGGGGCTCGTGGAGCCCTTCACGCACCACCTGCTGGGCGTGGCCCTGCGGCAGCTGCGCTCCTGGCAGGACAACGGGGTGGACGTCTCGGTGGCGGTCAACCTCTCGGCCCGGAACGTGGCGAACCCCGCGCTGCCCGACCTCGTGGCGGCGGCGCTGGCCCGGGCCGGCGTGCCGGCCACCCGGCTCACGCTGGAGCTCACCGAGTCGGTGGTCATGGGAGACCACGCCCGCACCGTGCCGGTGCTGGGGCGCCTGTCGGCCCTCGGGGTGACCCTCTCGCTCGACGACTTCGGCACCGGCTACTCCTCGCTCTCCTACCTCCAGCGGCTCCCGGTCCAGGAGCTGAAGATCGACAGGAGCTTCGTGCGGGGCCTGGAGTCCACCGCCAGCGCGCAGGACTCCGCTGTCGCCGCGGCGCTCATCCGCAGCATCACCGCGCTGAAGGACGCCCTCGGGCTGCGCGTGGTGGCCGAGGGCGTCGAGGACGCCTTCGTGCTCGAGCGCGTCCGAGAGCTCGGCTGCGACCTCGTGCAGGGGTTCCACGTCGCGCGTCCCGCCGCCGCGGACCAGCTGGACGCAGCCACCACGCGCCTGCGGACCACCCCGGACGTCGTCGGCGGCTGA